In Aquimarina sp. TRL1, a single window of DNA contains:
- the bshC gene encoding bacillithiol biosynthesis cysteine-adding enzyme BshC, whose translation MPCTSIPFRDTHYFSSFICDYLDQKPELKAFYNRFPTLENFGGQIEEKQYRFSDAHRDILATALEKQYHGVVTSEATLQHIKLLREGNTFTVTTGHQLNLFTGPLYFLYKILSTINLCETLKKQYPSYNFVPVYWMATEDHDFDEINYFRLFGKKIQWNKEAGGAVGNFTTEGLDEVLTIFSAEIGKGKNAMYLKKLFEAAYIKHDTLSAATRYLANELFSSYGLVIVDGDDKALKSMFVPYVKRELEEQLSYETVLPVGRKLVDQGYKMQVNPREINLFYLSEGVRERIVKEDHVYRVFGTSIRWSKEDVLKHVEEAPERFSPNVIMRPLYQEVILPNLCYIGGGGELAYWLELKQYFAKADIPFPMLLLRNSVLVQTTKQAEKIKKLSMTDQELFLKQHELINRKVRQISNIDINFDAQRLILKEQFKEMLELAKETDVSFANAVRAQETKQLKGLDVLEKRLLKAQRRKLSDQVVRLTNLQNALFPGYGLQERTVNFSELYLEFGEELIKVLKETLDPLLGEFLVIKQ comes from the coding sequence ATGCCTTGTACCAGTATTCCATTTAGAGATACCCATTACTTTTCTTCTTTTATTTGTGATTATTTAGATCAAAAACCCGAACTGAAAGCGTTTTATAATCGATTTCCGACGTTAGAAAACTTTGGGGGTCAGATCGAAGAGAAGCAATATCGTTTTTCTGATGCGCATAGGGATATTCTGGCTACTGCACTAGAAAAACAGTATCATGGAGTTGTGACTTCTGAGGCAACTTTGCAGCATATAAAACTGTTAAGAGAAGGTAATACTTTTACGGTAACCACGGGACATCAACTGAACTTGTTTACAGGACCTTTGTATTTTTTGTATAAGATCTTATCTACGATTAATCTGTGTGAAACCTTAAAAAAGCAGTATCCTTCTTATAATTTTGTTCCTGTGTATTGGATGGCTACCGAGGATCATGATTTTGATGAGATTAATTATTTTAGACTTTTCGGAAAAAAAATCCAATGGAATAAAGAAGCAGGAGGTGCTGTAGGGAATTTTACTACTGAAGGTTTGGATGAGGTGTTGACGATTTTTTCTGCTGAGATTGGAAAAGGAAAAAATGCAATGTACCTAAAAAAGCTTTTCGAAGCAGCCTATATAAAACACGATACATTATCAGCTGCAACAAGGTATCTGGCAAATGAACTTTTTTCTTCTTATGGTCTCGTTATTGTTGATGGGGATGACAAAGCGTTAAAATCGATGTTTGTCCCTTATGTAAAAAGAGAATTAGAAGAACAACTGTCTTATGAAACAGTTCTTCCTGTAGGGAGAAAATTAGTGGATCAAGGGTATAAAATGCAGGTAAATCCCAGGGAGATTAATCTGTTTTATTTGTCGGAAGGGGTGAGAGAAAGAATTGTAAAGGAAGATCATGTATATAGGGTATTCGGAACCTCTATTCGATGGAGTAAAGAAGATGTGCTTAAGCATGTAGAAGAGGCTCCCGAACGATTCAGTCCGAATGTAATCATGAGACCATTATATCAAGAGGTGATTTTGCCTAATTTATGTTATATAGGCGGAGGAGGGGAGTTGGCGTACTGGTTAGAATTAAAGCAGTATTTTGCCAAGGCAGATATTCCGTTCCCAATGTTGCTGCTTCGAAATTCAGTATTGGTTCAGACGACCAAACAAGCAGAGAAAATAAAAAAACTGTCGATGACTGATCAGGAACTTTTTCTGAAACAACATGAATTGATCAATAGGAAAGTTCGGCAGATATCGAATATAGATATAAACTTTGATGCGCAACGATTGATTTTGAAAGAACAGTTCAAGGAGATGTTAGAACTGGCAAAAGAAACAGATGTGTCTTTTGCTAATGCAGTAAGAGCACAAGAGACAAAACAATTAAAGGGATTGGATGTTTTGGAAAAACGATTGTTAAAAGCCCAGCGTAGAAAGTTGAGTGATCAGGTTGTACGTTTAACCAACTTGCAGAATGCGCTTTTCCCAGGATATGGACTTCAGGAAAGAACAGTTAATTTTTCTGAATTGTATCTGGAGTTTGGAGAAGAGTTAATAAAGGTGTTGAAAGAGACTCTTGATCCTTTGTTGGGAGAGTTCCTGGTAATAAAACAATAA
- the lysA gene encoding diaminopimelate decarboxylase, translating into MENTDLLAIAKEHGSPVYVYDSSKITSQYNRLFNAFKKVKQVKLNYAVKALSNLSILKLMKSLGAGLDTVSIQEVRLGLLAGVAPKDIVFTPNGVSLEEIEEVAAMGVQINIDNLSILEQFGTKHPNIPVCIRINPHVMAGGNSKISVGHIDSKFGISIHQIPHILRIVENTGMKINGVHMHTGSDILDVDVFLYASEILFDTAKHFKDLDFIDFGSGFKVPYKEGDIETNIEIFGEKLSKRFNDFCKEYGKQLTLGFEPGKFLVSESGYFLAKVNVVKQTTSTVFAGIDSGFNHLIRPMFYNAHHEIINVSNPTGKERFYSVVGYICETDTFATNRRINEITEGDIIAFKNAGAYCFSMASNYNSRYRPAEVLWHNKKAHLIRKRETFEDLLHNQVTTDIFSKETEKA; encoded by the coding sequence ATGGAGAACACAGATTTATTAGCAATCGCAAAAGAACATGGGAGTCCTGTTTACGTTTATGACTCCTCAAAGATCACATCACAGTACAATCGTCTTTTCAATGCTTTTAAAAAGGTCAAACAGGTAAAACTGAATTATGCTGTAAAAGCACTTTCTAACCTTTCCATCCTTAAGCTTATGAAATCTCTTGGTGCCGGACTTGATACGGTTTCCATTCAAGAAGTAAGGTTAGGGTTATTGGCTGGTGTTGCTCCCAAAGACATTGTATTTACGCCTAATGGGGTTTCTCTCGAAGAGATTGAAGAAGTTGCTGCTATGGGAGTTCAGATTAACATAGATAATCTTTCTATCCTTGAGCAATTCGGAACAAAACACCCTAACATACCTGTTTGCATCCGAATCAATCCTCACGTAATGGCTGGAGGAAACAGTAAAATTTCTGTAGGACATATCGATAGCAAATTTGGCATTTCAATTCACCAGATTCCTCACATACTCCGAATTGTAGAAAACACAGGAATGAAAATCAACGGAGTTCATATGCACACGGGTAGTGACATTCTGGATGTAGATGTATTTTTATATGCCAGTGAAATTTTATTTGACACGGCCAAGCATTTCAAAGATTTAGATTTTATAGATTTTGGTAGCGGTTTCAAGGTTCCTTATAAAGAAGGGGATATCGAAACTAATATCGAAATATTCGGTGAGAAGCTATCAAAGCGTTTTAATGATTTCTGCAAAGAATACGGAAAACAATTAACTCTTGGATTCGAACCTGGTAAATTCTTAGTGAGCGAATCAGGGTATTTCCTAGCCAAAGTCAATGTAGTTAAGCAAACTACCTCTACTGTTTTTGCAGGAATTGACAGCGGATTCAATCACCTGATAAGACCTATGTTTTACAACGCTCATCACGAAATAATAAACGTTTCCAATCCTACTGGAAAAGAACGTTTTTATTCTGTGGTAGGATACATCTGCGAGACAGACACCTTTGCTACCAACAGAAGAATTAATGAGATTACAGAAGGAGATATTATTGCTTTTAAAAATGCCGGTGCCTACTGCTTCTCTATGGCCAGCAACTACAATTCCAGATACAGACCAGCAGAAGTACTATGGCATAATAAAAAAGCACATTTAATACGAAAAAGAGAAACTTTTGAAGACTTACTACACAACCAAGTTACTACAGATATTTTTTCTAAAGAAACAGAAAAAGCATAA
- the guaA gene encoding glutamine-hydrolyzing GMP synthase produces MQNNVLILDFGSQYTQLIARRVRELNIYCEIHPYHKIPENVSEFKAVILSGSPFSVRSEDAPHPDLSEIRGKKPLLAVCYGAQYLAHFSGGKVAPSATREYGRANLSFVKEDELFFEKISIGSQVWMSHSDTIKELPTGAVRLASTADVENAAYRIDGEETYAIQFHPEVYHSTDGKQLLENFLIKIASVTPNWTPDSFVDTTVAGLKEKLGDDKVVLGLSGGVDSTVAAILLHKAIGSNLHCIFVNNGLLRKDEFSSVLKQYEGMGLNVKGVDASARFLDALAGESDPEGKRKIIGRVFIEVFDDESNQITDAKWLAQGTIYPDVIESVSVNGPSVTIKSHHNVGGLPDFMKLKVVEPLRMLFKDEVRRVGASMGIDKELLGRHPFPGPGLAIRILGDITAEKVRILQEVDAIFINGLKEHGLYDKVWQAGAILLPVNSVGVMGDERTYEKCVALRAVESTDGMTADWVNLPYEFLQKTSNDIINKVKGVNRVVYDISSKPPATIEWE; encoded by the coding sequence ATGCAAAACAACGTACTTATTTTAGATTTTGGATCGCAGTATACTCAGTTAATTGCGAGAAGAGTTAGAGAGTTAAATATTTATTGTGAAATCCACCCATATCACAAAATTCCGGAGAATGTTTCCGAATTTAAAGCAGTAATTTTATCCGGTTCTCCGTTTTCAGTTAGAAGTGAAGATGCACCACACCCTGATTTGTCAGAAATTAGAGGTAAAAAGCCATTATTAGCGGTTTGTTACGGAGCGCAATATCTAGCGCATTTTAGTGGAGGAAAAGTAGCGCCTTCTGCTACGAGAGAATACGGTAGAGCAAATCTTTCTTTTGTAAAAGAAGATGAGTTGTTTTTCGAAAAAATATCCATAGGTTCTCAGGTGTGGATGAGTCATAGTGATACAATTAAGGAGTTGCCAACCGGAGCCGTTAGACTGGCGAGTACAGCAGATGTAGAAAATGCAGCTTATAGAATAGATGGAGAAGAAACTTATGCAATTCAGTTTCATCCCGAGGTGTATCACTCTACAGATGGAAAGCAGTTGCTGGAGAATTTTCTGATAAAAATAGCTTCTGTAACACCAAATTGGACTCCGGATTCTTTTGTGGATACTACTGTTGCCGGTTTAAAGGAGAAATTAGGAGATGATAAAGTAGTATTAGGACTAAGTGGAGGAGTAGACTCTACAGTTGCTGCAATTTTGTTGCACAAGGCAATAGGGAGTAATTTACATTGTATATTTGTTAATAACGGTTTGCTTAGAAAAGACGAATTTTCTTCGGTATTAAAGCAATACGAAGGAATGGGGTTGAATGTAAAAGGAGTAGATGCTTCGGCACGTTTTTTGGATGCATTGGCAGGAGAAAGTGACCCGGAAGGAAAAAGGAAAATTATAGGACGTGTATTTATAGAGGTGTTTGATGATGAATCAAACCAGATAACAGACGCAAAATGGTTAGCACAAGGGACCATTTATCCAGATGTTATAGAATCTGTTTCTGTAAATGGACCATCAGTAACGATAAAATCACATCATAATGTAGGTGGATTACCTGACTTTATGAAATTAAAAGTTGTAGAGCCTTTGAGAATGCTGTTTAAAGATGAGGTGAGAAGAGTTGGAGCTTCTATGGGAATAGATAAAGAGTTGTTGGGAAGACATCCTTTTCCAGGACCGGGATTAGCGATACGTATCTTAGGAGATATTACCGCAGAGAAAGTTCGGATTTTACAGGAAGTAGATGCAATATTTATCAATGGTTTAAAAGAGCATGGATTGTACGACAAGGTATGGCAAGCAGGAGCGATTTTATTGCCGGTGAATAGTGTAGGAGTTATGGGAGATGAAAGAACCTATGAAAAATGTGTAGCACTTAGAGCGGTAGAAAGTACAGATGGAATGACTGCTGATTGGGTTAATCTGCCTTATGAGTTTCTGCAAAAAACATCAAATGATATAATAAATAAGGTCAAGGGCGTTAATAGAGTAGTCTATGATATTAGTTCAAAACCACCTGCGACGATTGAGTGGGAATAA
- a CDS encoding DUF3820 family protein, producing the protein MTLEPQKEFLLKLAKAKMPFGKYKDRYLIDLPEYYIVWYRNKGLPKGTLGKQLETVYELKLNGLEHLVRNLMKM; encoded by the coding sequence ATGACTTTAGAACCGCAAAAAGAATTCCTGCTTAAATTGGCAAAAGCAAAAATGCCTTTCGGGAAGTATAAAGATAGATATTTGATAGATCTTCCAGAGTATTACATTGTTTGGTATAGAAATAAAGGATTGCCCAAAGGGACTCTGGGGAAACAATTAGAGACTGTGTATGAATTGAAGTTAAATGGGCTAGAGCATTTAGTGCGTAACCTTATGAAGATGTGA
- a CDS encoding DUF922 domain-containing protein: MNKFLAVILFLVFPNDGYVEKFSYAEKSKLDWSDFRGEPDWNSDFDAVVITGITYQWSYGKDEGEIALDYKVDSFCYPSQSWAKIGQRTDYLLNHEQLHFDISELHARILRKRLKDYKPGKNIRRDLNKMYKLVERMRTNMQEQYDIETEHSKNKEAQKRWEEKVKTLIWYYRAYEK, encoded by the coding sequence ATGAATAAATTCTTAGCTGTTATTTTATTTTTGGTTTTTCCAAATGATGGTTATGTCGAAAAATTCTCATATGCAGAAAAGAGTAAGTTAGATTGGAGTGACTTTAGGGGAGAGCCGGACTGGAACAGTGATTTTGATGCGGTGGTGATTACGGGGATAACGTATCAGTGGTCTTATGGAAAAGATGAAGGTGAGATAGCTTTGGATTATAAGGTAGATAGTTTCTGTTATCCTTCTCAATCTTGGGCAAAGATTGGGCAGCGAACAGACTACTTATTAAATCATGAACAATTACATTTTGATATATCAGAACTACACGCTAGAATTCTTCGCAAAAGATTAAAAGATTACAAGCCTGGAAAAAATATTCGTAGAGATCTTAATAAAATGTATAAACTCGTAGAGCGTATGCGTACCAATATGCAGGAGCAATACGATATTGAAACAGAGCATTCCAAAAATAAAGAAGCACAAAAGAGATGGGAAGAAAAGGTGAAGACGCTAATATGGTACTATAGAGCGTACGAAAAATAA
- a CDS encoding LysM peptidoglycan-binding domain-containing protein, giving the protein MNKVLMFVLLLFVTSVGLAQQYKSHKVAKGENVYRIAKRYNVTPEVIYKVNPTAKDGIKEGEILAIPVANDKEYKTHLVEEGDTVYSISKKYGITPEEIYKLNPEARDGINIDQILKVGIVSTEKTEIDTGDKTTVSVPVTEETGRTPVSFRTHKVKKKETLTGIAKAYSVTIDEIKKHNKRLYSEGIRKKDKLRIPVYESVAAGTDEGGTPVGTVSQVTTYVVKPKDTKFGIARKHGITIEELEQLNPEMDPDFPIGMEIKVPTSVFVEYGDVLEEGFELYKIQPKETMFSLVRRLDISSDSLMKMNPYIKDGLKAGMVITIPKQNIKDSLSFDYAEGKTINLERKLFNFKQKKIGVMLPFSLESIDINTRSKTEEYLKRKQSLRVALDFYSGILIAVDSAKTRGISTELSVFDTEKDNNVKGIKEIMVEANFDEMDAVIGPLYQSNVELVTAELKKYDVPVFSPASKKESKLYGNFFQTRPSKELLEDKLISYVEKDSTDKNIIIIVQRGTKHEALKNKLIAKFPNAKIAKIQKGNYLYEVDLARILDAKKPNWVFLESNDVAMISNVIPLLNAKAESHKVTLFTTEKNKAFDNDNIKNEQLSKMHLHYPSIDKEYDVEEMKLPFVERYKKKYGVAPNKFAVRGFDIAYDILMRLGTADDLYHAATFEGTTEYVENKFNYAKKLLGGYYNKASYIIKFDDDLKLTVVE; this is encoded by the coding sequence ATGAATAAAGTGTTGATGTTCGTATTGTTGTTGTTTGTTACTAGTGTTGGATTGGCACAGCAATACAAAAGTCATAAGGTAGCCAAAGGAGAGAATGTGTACCGCATAGCAAAGCGATATAATGTAACTCCAGAGGTGATTTATAAGGTAAACCCGACGGCTAAAGATGGTATAAAAGAAGGTGAAATTCTGGCAATACCCGTAGCAAATGATAAGGAATATAAAACACATTTGGTAGAAGAAGGAGATACTGTTTACAGTATTTCTAAAAAATATGGGATTACCCCCGAAGAGATCTATAAACTAAATCCTGAAGCCAGAGATGGAATTAATATCGATCAAATCCTGAAAGTAGGGATTGTTTCTACAGAAAAAACAGAAATAGATACAGGAGATAAAACAACGGTATCTGTTCCTGTAACAGAAGAAACAGGACGTACACCTGTTAGTTTTAGAACGCATAAGGTCAAGAAAAAAGAAACATTGACAGGGATTGCAAAAGCATATTCGGTGACTATCGATGAGATAAAGAAACACAATAAGCGATTGTATTCAGAAGGGATTCGAAAAAAAGATAAACTTAGAATTCCTGTATATGAATCTGTAGCTGCTGGAACAGATGAAGGAGGAACCCCAGTAGGAACAGTTTCTCAGGTGACTACTTATGTTGTAAAGCCTAAGGATACTAAATTTGGAATAGCTAGAAAACACGGAATCACTATAGAGGAGCTAGAGCAGCTGAACCCGGAAATGGATCCGGATTTTCCTATAGGGATGGAAATTAAAGTTCCGACATCTGTTTTTGTAGAATATGGAGATGTATTAGAAGAAGGTTTTGAATTGTATAAGATTCAGCCAAAAGAGACAATGTTTAGTCTGGTGAGACGTCTGGATATTTCTTCTGATTCTTTGATGAAAATGAATCCGTATATAAAAGATGGATTAAAAGCTGGTATGGTGATAACCATTCCAAAACAAAATATAAAAGATTCCTTGTCTTTTGATTATGCCGAAGGAAAGACAATTAACTTAGAACGTAAGTTGTTTAACTTTAAACAAAAGAAAATAGGAGTAATGCTTCCTTTTAGTTTGGAAAGTATTGATATTAATACCCGAAGCAAGACAGAAGAATATCTGAAAAGAAAGCAAAGCCTGAGGGTGGCTCTGGATTTCTATAGTGGGATTCTGATAGCAGTGGATTCAGCTAAAACCAGAGGGATTTCTACAGAACTTAGTGTTTTTGATACAGAGAAAGATAATAATGTAAAGGGAATCAAAGAGATTATGGTAGAAGCGAATTTTGATGAGATGGATGCAGTTATAGGGCCATTGTATCAAAGCAATGTAGAACTCGTTACAGCGGAGTTAAAGAAATATGACGTGCCTGTTTTTTCGCCCGCTTCTAAGAAAGAGTCTAAGTTATATGGAAACTTTTTTCAAACCAGACCTAGTAAAGAATTGCTAGAAGATAAGTTGATATCGTATGTAGAAAAAGACTCTACAGATAAGAATATTATTATCATTGTGCAAAGAGGAACAAAGCATGAAGCGTTGAAAAATAAATTAATTGCTAAATTTCCTAATGCAAAGATTGCTAAAATTCAAAAAGGGAACTATCTTTATGAAGTTGATTTAGCGAGAATTCTGGATGCTAAAAAGCCAAATTGGGTGTTTTTAGAGTCTAATGATGTAGCGATGATTAGTAATGTGATTCCGTTATTGAATGCGAAGGCAGAAAGCCATAAAGTGACACTGTTTACTACAGAAAAGAACAAAGCTTTCGATAATGATAATATTAAGAATGAACAATTGTCAAAAATGCATTTGCATTACCCTTCTATTGATAAGGAATACGATGTAGAGGAGATGAAGCTTCCTTTTGTAGAGCGATACAAAAAGAAATATGGAGTGGCACCTAATAAGTTTGCGGTAAGAGGGTTTGATATTGCTTATGATATTTTGATGAGATTGGGAACAGCAGATGATTTATATCATGCAGCAACATTCGAAGGAACTACGGAATATGTGGAGAATAAGTTTAATTATGCAAAAAAACTCTTAGGAGGATATTATAACAAAGCATCTTATATCATCAAGTTTGATGATGATTTGAAACTTACAGTAGTTGAATAA
- a CDS encoding dienelactone hydrolase family protein, whose translation MFYQISNFGFNNNNKFFIALIILLSLSYTIQANDSDAITYKIADFHKKYEGKYDLNITASSSDKKVPLFIVLPGWVGNKKFTDFKNSLITPALENANGIIFSPSISWKSHSAAKLEQIIKDFIATATQNLSVDPQKIVLIGYSRGAMEAINLTKNNDTTFSALIIMASNFKFKNKLSTPIHVIQGTKDKFFPISKARKNIIDAKSKGCNILFTEVETEKHITPADYIKDLNSSIPWLQNTIW comes from the coding sequence ATGTTTTATCAAATTTCAAATTTCGGATTCAATAACAATAACAAATTCTTCATTGCTTTAATCATTTTATTAAGCTTAAGCTATACAATCCAAGCAAATGATTCTGATGCGATTACTTATAAAATCGCCGATTTCCACAAGAAATATGAAGGAAAATATGATCTTAACATCACTGCTTCCTCTTCTGACAAAAAAGTCCCTTTATTTATCGTTTTGCCAGGTTGGGTAGGAAATAAAAAGTTTACTGATTTTAAAAACAGCTTAATTACTCCTGCTTTAGAAAATGCTAACGGAATCATTTTTAGCCCCTCTATCTCCTGGAAAAGTCATTCTGCTGCTAAATTGGAACAAATCATCAAAGACTTTATCGCCACTGCTACTCAAAACTTATCCGTAGACCCTCAAAAAATTGTATTAATCGGATATAGTAGAGGAGCTATGGAAGCTATTAACTTAACCAAGAACAACGACACAACATTCTCTGCCTTAATTATAATGGCTTCTAATTTTAAATTCAAAAACAAACTTTCGACTCCAATACATGTTATCCAGGGAACTAAAGACAAATTCTTTCCGATCTCAAAAGCGAGAAAAAATATTATCGATGCAAAATCCAAAGGATGTAACATTCTTTTTACAGAAGTTGAAACAGAAAAACACATAACACCTGCTGATTATATCAAAGATTTAAACTCAAGCATCCCATGGTTACAGAACACTATTTGGTAA